GAGCAGAGCAGAGGATGAACAGAGGATAGGGAGAGAGATAGGCAGTAATAGAGGTAGCTAGGAAAAAAAGAGcagtaggctctgataccatgttgaatttTAGGGACTACATTTTTTATCTGAATGTCTTACCCTTCCATAGGGTTTTTTTATCATTATATAGAACAAGTTTACATAGTTGGTGCATTTTTTCACGCAGAttttcagcacctaaatgctGCCAGAATTTCTGGAACATGCTGCCAGAATTTCAGCACATGTTCAGTGCCAGCATGCTGCCTGATttgcagcattatttacagctgcTTTGAATataaactaaactaagctatttaCATCATAAAATACAAAACATGTTTTCCCACACTTTATATAATTATGACCAAAAAACTAACTAATCATATAACTTTACAGCCCAGCTCTTTGGTCCCAGCCTTTAATATGCTacttgcaatcattatgctttggACAAGGTTTGCATCCATATGACTTGGTTATTTACAAATATACATCAGAAAGAAATGGATCCCACAAATTTCAATGTAAAGACTTGTAAATCAACACTTCCTTAGTTCCTTCAATATCTCTGGCCTTATTTAAAAAGAAAAGCACAGTAACCCGCACAATGACTCCAAATGCCAATCCTTTAGTCGAGACTAAACAATTACACACATACATTAGATGATGGCCAATTTTTGCATCACGTGAAACTGCTTTATTATATAGCCCAATAAATCAACTTCAGATGCACAATTCATCAGCCTGGTTCACATCTTTGACTTATAAAGATTGTGCCAAAGATTTTCAATaaatttgtatttataatatttatttagATACATTAAGTTTGAACTTCAAAAATTCTGCGCATTTGCTTCCTACAGCAGTTGAAAAGGACTATGTTTCTGTTCTAAAACATTATTTAGTTTTTCATCTTCAAACCTCAACAGATCTATTTGTCAATCATTTCTTGTCACTATCAATCAAAATGTCAGtcacagcaaaaaaaaaaatcaatttagtagagaaaaaaaaaaccaaaaacaaaatacaCTAGCCACAACtgtgtataaatatttaatattaatcaCTTACAATTGCTCAAATGCAATGCacatgagagaaaaaaaaaaagcagtaaTCCATTTTTAAAAAACACTTTAGGGATAAACAAGACTCAGAAATTTTGACTCTGCTATTGCAAAATTTCTGAGAAGATATCAGTTGCAATTGATAATACCATTATCCAAGCCGTGAAAATGTTTTATCACATccttaaatattaatttaaaccaGTATCATAGAAAACAAGGAGATGAAAAATTCTGAACATACCACTAGCTTAAATAGCTTTGAGTGCCAAAATGAACTTCTCTGCAAAGGATTCCAATGACAGGCTTCCCAAAGACTTAAAAATACAGGTTACATGGTCCACTGAAGAAATTTTTGTTATATCTATGACTTCTAACACTTGCAATATCTCCTCCTTCCGGTCACTTTAACAGAGCGCTGACAAATAATTTTCTGCAATAAATATCAGATGTTAAAGTTATCCAGTAAAGCCAAATGGTAAAATAAGAACTCTAAGTGCAATACTCACCCGCCCACCAGCAGACCCACCCACCCCCCTGGTCCATGTTTGTTTGTGCTACTACTTGACACCCCATCATGCAAACAGGTAGTTGCAGTTCCTTAATTTTCATAATTGTATAATTAACAATAAACCATGAACACCATCCATGTCTATGGTGTGTTTAGTTGCAGTTCCTTAAttttcataattgcataattaacAATAAACCATGAACACCGTCCATGTGTATGGTATATATGTCTAAATCCATCAGGCATGATCACTTCATGGACACTGTTAAATACATTTGATGCTCCTCAGATATGTTCAGCAATTTTCCACACTTTTCCAACACTATCCAATGCTATCTTAgcaatacaaatataatacaagaATTTAATTTTCTTGTATCTAATCAACAACAGAATATAaattgctttaaaaaaaaaaaaaaagcacccaCATAATATTTTTTCTAAACTTATAATAAACCTAACTCAATTGACAGTAGAAGTAGCACTATATTAAGAATCTCTATTGAAGGAAAGAATGTATAAAGAGGAGAAAAGATCCTCATACAAAAAGAAGAGACCAAAACAGGCTAGAAAACAATCAAAGTAAAAAACCAACTCCTGATCTCTTTGAAGATCCAAGGAAGGCACCCCTTTAAAACCTCCAGTTACAAAAATTGACAAAAAGAGAAGTATTGAATCCAATCCCAAAGCAGAGTACCAAAATTCCTCTTCCCAGAAAAGATACACGCATTTCTTTCCATCCAAAATCCCCATAAAAACTGCACAGATGCCACAAGTCCACAAGACTAAACCATCGCCACTCTTCCCAAAACCTGTAAAAGAGATATGTAATAACTTCTCCATTGTATATAAGCAAACCTAATTCTCCCCACAACAGCAAATAACTAATTCCAAATCCCCCAAACAAAAGGGCAATGCAAAAGCACAAATGAGATTATGAGCTATCAAAACACAAGAAACAAACATCCAGAGATAAAGCATTCaaaggcctcctactctgcaaGTGCATTGTTTGTGCTAACTCTATTAAGAAAAGCCAACCAAGTAAAGGCCTTAATCTTAGGGGGGATTTTAGCTTTCCAAATGAAATGATGAATCGTAAAGGATTTAAAAGATTTGATTAAATCCTCAAAGTAAGGTTTTGAAATGGCAGCCCTCCAACAAGACCAACGAAGAAAATAATTCCTCCAATTCCCTATTGCTTAAAAGCCTACGAAAGTGGAAATCCCAATAAAAAATAGACCCACTCGAGTTAAGGAAGGAAGTAATGATGTTGGAAATAATAGTCAACATCATTTTAATttccaaaatgtaaaagttgttgagatgagaatgcttagatgcatgagtggtataacattgaaagataaattaaggaatgaacatattcgtggtaagttaggtgtagctcctataaagataagataagggagggacgactcaaatggtatggacacttgcaacgtaggccttatagtacacctgtgagaaagagtgacttagttactgtagaggcagtagaaggggtaggggtaaacctaaaataacttgggaggagatggtgagtaaggatttaatatccttgaatctatcaaaagaaatggtccatgatcgcataaattggcgaaaaaggattcatatagccgaccccacttagtgggactaaggcttggttttgttgtatCATTTTAATTTACAGAATCTACTATTCGACTATTCCTTAATCCACTAGGGACATACTCTACAATAGGTTTCCCTTTACCACATAATCCAAACCTTATTTTAAGAAGCTATCCACTAAcctcgaaaaaatataatataataacttGGAAAATAATACCAATAAAAATATCTTAAGAAAAAGACCGTGAAActctaaacaaaaaataaacaaaagaacAGAATCACCAGAATATGACAAATGACACACCTCAAATATTGGCTTTGTCTCCATCATCATCCACTGCAATGTAATTACAAAGCTCTTGAATCTTTTCTTTATTGTTGACTCCGGTCCAAAGCAGCATCTCATAGTAGCCTAATCTTGAAAGTGAACCAGGATTCTCATTTTTAATAATTCCGCACAAAAAATGGAATTCTTCTATCATACCCACATCAATAAAAAACATGAGAAATGGGCCATCAGTTTCATCTTCTAGCTGAAAACCTTGTTCCCTCATTAATTTAAAAAGTTGAAAAGCTTTATTAATTAGGCCTAAACAAACATCTTTATCATTTGTGCTCCTTGCCTTCTCTATGCAAAGTCATATTAATGCATTGTACTCTTTCGCACCAGTGTCTCTTTTAAATTTGCCAAGAAACTGAAGGGTAGCATCTGCTCCTAGTTCGCTTACCCACATTCTAACTAACTGCTCAAAATGGGAACACTGGGTATTCTTGAAAATCCTTTTTGGTTTTCTTTCACGTGATACTTCTTTACGGAGTAGTGATATTTTATTGGCGAGCAAATTTGAAACCCGTGGTATATCTAAAAATGTCTCCAAAGATTTCTCATCATTAGTCGATTGACACAATTCTGGATCAGGTGAACTAGCTGAATCAAGAGATATATCACCTTCAAGTGAAATTAACATATGAATAAATATGGAAGGAAAACAATACATTAAGCAAAAGTGATGGAACATAGCAGTCAGCAAGCATTAATAGAATGGgtggaatttttcttttttaatgttaTGGCAGAAACTGAAGGCAACATTTGAATTTTGACAATCCACCTAGTTACAATGAGATTTATGAAAGAGATTGTAGGAAAATTAAGTTCCAAAACTCATGCACTGTTGTTAGACATTTTTAATCTTCGCAATTCAAATCTGATGCAGGCAAATAACCCCCACTAGAAGAAAAAAACACTTTTTCCTTCCCTCCTTACTTTACATTATAGAATACAAATAGTATCAGGTAACACAAAGAATATCAATAAGCTTATTCAGCCATCCTACGCCCGCTTGAAAATTAAATGCAAGCCAATTTAACCACTTAATGTCAGAATAGTTGCTAAAAGAAATTccaaattttcatttccattccctCTTTCTTAGCTACCAAAAAATAGCTGAATTTTTTTGTCTAGTAACTACAGTATATTTACATGTGAATTCTAACCATTAGGAATGTGCATgataaaattatagaaaaaaaaaaatgcagttcATATTGCATTAACTCGCTTCTTGAAATTACTTTTATTGCTTCgaaatcaataataaataaatagataaactATTGCCTTTAATTGCTAAAGAAATTACATTAAACTTAAAAAGGGCATGTTTAAAATGCTCCAGAAAAAACAGTTTTCTGATTAAGAAATGCGCACCAGTAGGTGAGTCTGTCTCCAAACTCCGAGTTGCAGAATCGATGGCATTTCTCAGATAATTTTTATTGGATAGAGAGGCATTATGGGGAGACTTAGCTGAAAGTTCAGCGGAATGTGAGGCGGTGGAGGACGATGGGACGCCGAGCGATGATCCAAACTGTAATAGCGTTGAGTCCTTGGTTTGTGAGGTAACTGCGGAGGCTTTTGAGGCGGCACTGTCCTTGGCTTTGGACTTCAAAGCTGATTCACAgtttgttttcaaaaaaatttcaagtGAGGCTTGGTTCAAATTATGGGAATGGGAGGTTTTTGTTACAGCAGGGGACGAGAGTTTACCTCTTGCAATAAGTGATTGCAGATGGAGCAATTTTGACGAACGGAAGGACATTCTGGAAAGCGATTGCAGCGAACGGAAGAGTTTCAGGCGATGAAAGAAGGCTGTTAGCCAAGGAATGAAGCAAACTACCACTGAGGTCTCTAAGCGCGGACTAAGTGACTCACTCAGAGGCTGATTGCAGATGGAGCAATTTTGACGAATGGAAGCAGATGGAGGGTGAAAGTGTACTGCAGGTGGCGGGAGAGCAAACTAGCTAAGCTTGGCTGCACCCATCCGCAGCAATCGAAGGATCCGCCgcaccgccgccgccgccgctcTCCGGCGCTCCTCCCGCGCGCTCTCCGCCTGAAACCGCCTCCAACCGCGCCACCGCCGCTTCCAATCTCTGTATCAACCTCTCCTCCATTGTTCAATCCAAGATCTCTCTCAGATAAGGATAAGGACGAGATCTGGGGTGGATTGTTGTTTAGGGGTGTTTATATATGCCAGTGCTCGGCCAGACACTACCTTGCTGCCAGTGCGCCCTTCGTCGCCGCCACAGCCCCAGCCACAGCAGCCTCCACGCTCGGCAGCTCTCTGCTGCTTCCCAGCGCCGCCGCTGCGTTTCTCCAGTCGTCGTCACCGCTTTTCCCTGCGAAGCGAACGCCAAGACTCGAGGTTTATTGTTTTTCTAAGAAGACACACGAGGAGTAACACAAAACAACAACGATGTGTGCCAAAAACGGCGAGCTGTCGCCGTCGAGGACAGATAACGGAAACTAAAAGTCGTCCCTCTCCATGGAGTCGCGAAACAATGCAGGTCAGCCTATTTTCTATTTAGAAAAATTTGACTTTAATCTCAATATTTTATAATACAGTGTCGTC
The sequence above is a segment of the Malania oleifera isolate guangnan ecotype guangnan chromosome 8, ASM2987363v1, whole genome shotgun sequence genome. Coding sequences within it:
- the LOC131163002 gene encoding uncharacterized protein LOC131163002 isoform X7, with protein sequence MSFRSSKLLHLQSLIARALKSKAKDSAASKASAVTSQTKDSTLLQFGSSLGVPSSSTASHSAELSAKSPHNASLSNKNYLRNAIDSATRSLETDSPTGFGKSGDGLVLWTCGICAVFMGILDGKKCVYLFWEEEFWYSALGLDSILLFLSIFVTGGFKGVPSLDLQRDQELVFYFDCFLACFGLFFLYEDLFSSLYILSFNRDS